A region of the Candidatus Nanosynbacter lyticus genome:
GATTTATCAATTAACTTGTAAGACTCATTACCCAGAAGCACATCACGGACTTTTATACCTTGCTCATATGGGTCGATAACTGCCTTCTGAAAATCGGATTTAATAGCATCAACATCACCGTTGAGTGCGGCAGCTGTCATTTTTTTGCTTTTATTCTGGGCGATGATGACTGTATTGCCGATAATTCCCATAACATCAATATCGGTCAATTCTTTCTTTCCTTTAGTAATCTTTACAGCTTTATATGTATTTGCCTCACCAAAAATAACTTTGAAATAATCATAGGTTATGTCTTCGGCCACTTCTCCAATATGTTTATTAACAGTATTGGCATACTGCTCATCCTGACGCATCCAGTACAAAGGACTTTTATATATAGCCGATGCTAGTGCCATCGTGTTCGGGAAAAAGTAGATGTCGCTGCCTAGGTTAATAATCGGCTTGTAGGTGAATATATTTTCATCACCAGGCTCGTTGAAGGTCTCCGGCTGGTCGCCAAACGAACAACTAAATAGTTCAAGAAACGCCCGAATATCTTCTTTTGTAATACTTTTTTCTGTAGTCTGTATGGTCTCAACAATAAGATCAAAAGGAAATGCCATTTCATCTATCGCACGTAATGACTTTACTTTTTCACCAGTAAGCGTTGAGCGGGCAAAATGCACACCATTGAGCATACTCTTCAGGGCAAAGAATATACTTTTTGACTTTACAATATTAAACTTCGTATTGCTCTTAATCCAATCTTCGTCCCGAGCGTATAGCTTTTGTGCCATCTCAAATGGCTGTACGTCGTAAAAACCCGTATCACCATAAAAAGTGGTTTCTATAATCATTTCTTTACTACCAAAGATTTTTCGAAATTCTTTCTCTTTCTCTTCATCGCTCATAGTTTTAATTTGTTCTGGCGTATGTTTCATCATAGCTTTGCTAAAATCATACATATAGGTACAATGAAGCTCATCTAGCAGTGATCTGGTACGCTTGACCGTCTTCTCGATTTGATGTTTACTAATATTATCGAAACTAACAGCCTTATTTTTGAGCATTAGCCCCATAAGAAGAGCCACCTCGTTGACGTGTAGTTTCTCCCGCCAGTTCACATTGGCTGCATCATGTATGTCTATAAAGAAATCTCGTGAAATAATTTCCGCAAAAGCAAATATATAGCCTTTCATTGCTACGAGCAACTTAATGTCGGATATAATTTTTTCTCGTGAACGTTTTCCTAATACCTTTTTACTGTTTTTCATAAGCTTATTATACTCACAAGAATTATCTACGCAATAATATGAAATATATATAGTGAAGATAGAGTGACTTTATTAATCGTAAAGCAGTCTTATATACGCACCTTAGTTTCCGTGCCGAGTCTTGGCCTAGAAAAAATACACTAACTCGCCTATACTTATCTCATGAAAACCTGGCAAAATGTCGCTTCGCTATACCAAATTTATCCGCGCAGTTTTCAAGACCTTAATGGCGACGGAGTTGGTGATTTAAATGGCATCACTTTCCGGTTGGATTATCTGAGTGATTTGGGTGTTGATGCGATCTGGATTTCGCCGTTTTTTACCTCACCGATGACTGATTTTGGATATGACGTGGCGGATTATCAAAATGTTGATCCAATTTTTGGCGGTTTAGATGATTTTCGTATGTTGCTGGACGAAGCGCACGCACGACGTATCAAGGTGATGATTGACCTGGTGCCATGCCATACGTCCGACCAACATCCGTGGTTTGTTGAGTCGCGTTCTAGTCGAGACAACCCCAAGCGCAATTGGTATGTGTGGCGCGATAAGCACAATGGCAAGGAGCCGAACAATTGGCGCAGCTTGTCCGGGGGGCGAGCGTGGACGTATGATGAGACTACTAGACAATATTATTTGCATTCGTTTTTACCAACCCAGCCTGATCTCAATTGGGATAATCCTGAAGTGCGCCAAGCTATGCAAAATGTGGTGCGATTTTGGTTTGATATGGGCGTGGACGGCATGCGGGTTGACGCGATTTGGGGCATTTCTAAAGATCCAGAGCTAGGTGACGATTCAGTAAATTCCAATTTTTATGGCGACCCCGACAGCTACGGCGCATTCGTACATGACCATTGTAAACATGGGCCACATTTTCGGGAATATCTACATGAGTTGGCCAGTGTTTGTGATGAATATGACGACCGACAGATGGTGTTTGAGTTTTATCCGGACGAACAATTGGGTGATATTTGGCCGCAGTATCGTGAAGTTATTCAGGCGCATCCAAAAAGTTCGACATTTTTCATGGAACATCGGCAAAATGATTGGCATGGCGAGCGTACGGGCTGGAATATTGTCAATTATTTGCAAGCCTGTGGCGATAACTTGCCGTTTTTCTGTGTTGGTAATCACGATCAGCCGCGCGTTAGGTCACGCTTAGGCTTTGAACGGGCGCGAGCGTTGCAGTTTCTCAATCTGCTTTGCCCTGGCGTGAGTGTTATTTACTATGGTGACGAGATTGGCATGGAAAATGGTCAGCTGACTGATGCGGATATTCGTGATAATTTTAGCCCAAATCATACCCCAGTTGATAGCCGCGACTTGGAGCGCACGCCAATGCAATGGGATGATACTCGGTTCGCTGGGTTCTCAGAAGTAAAACCGTGGCTACCAGTGAATAAAAATCGCACATTTATTAACGTCACTGAAGAGAAAAAGAATGTCTATTCTATACTTAATTTACATAGAAATTTACTGCAGCTACGCAAAGATATGCCCATTTTTAGAGACGGTTCTCTAGAAATTATTCATAGCACCGGTAATGGATTTATCCTTGGTATAAAACGCGAGCTGGAAACTGAGCGGGCTTATATCTTCATCAATTTCGCTGACGCACCGCAGAGTTTTTTCATTCCAGAAGACGCCGAAATCATCGCCTCAACCCATTCTCTAGATTTAATTTTCAAAGAAAAAAGCAACTTAACCATTCCTGGATATTGCGGAATTTTACTTATTAAATAAGTAAATCTCTATGACATCCGCTAGAATAGCTCTCCCGTTTCTGGATTTATCTCTTCAAGAGGATAAACCCCTGCTGCTTCCATGGCTATACCGGCAAGATTTTCTCTAAGCTCCTGTGCCGCTAAAAATCTTCTAAATCTAGATAACAGTTTTCTTCAGCATCACCGTAGACTCTGCAGCCTGGATCATAATCAACATACGACATATAGCTATTAGCACCTCTCTCTTTTT
Encoded here:
- a CDS encoding alpha-amylase family glycosyl hydrolase, which codes for MKTWQNVASLYQIYPRSFQDLNGDGVGDLNGITFRLDYLSDLGVDAIWISPFFTSPMTDFGYDVADYQNVDPIFGGLDDFRMLLDEAHARRIKVMIDLVPCHTSDQHPWFVESRSSRDNPKRNWYVWRDKHNGKEPNNWRSLSGGRAWTYDETTRQYYLHSFLPTQPDLNWDNPEVRQAMQNVVRFWFDMGVDGMRVDAIWGISKDPELGDDSVNSNFYGDPDSYGAFVHDHCKHGPHFREYLHELASVCDEYDDRQMVFEFYPDEQLGDIWPQYREVIQAHPKSSTFFMEHRQNDWHGERTGWNIVNYLQACGDNLPFFCVGNHDQPRVRSRLGFERARALQFLNLLCPGVSVIYYGDEIGMENGQLTDADIRDNFSPNHTPVDSRDLERTPMQWDDTRFAGFSEVKPWLPVNKNRTFINVTEEKKNVYSILNLHRNLLQLRKDMPIFRDGSLEIIHSTGNGFILGIKRELETERAYIFINFADAPQSFFIPEDAEIIASTHSLDLIFKEKSNLTIPGYCGILLIK